A segment of the Asinibacterium sp. OR53 genome:
AATGCCGGCAATGATAAACCAGGAAAAATTTCGGAACCTGTGTTTGATACCTGAGATCAACCCAATGATGATGAGTATCATAGGCCAGGTAAACAACCAGTGAGGAAAGGGCGCGCTTATCTGCTGGAGCAGCAACCCTACGCCGATCAGTACAAATATCAGCCCGGTCCAGAACCGGCTGTGTTTTTCGTTTTCAATGTTTTTGTTGAAGTCTTCCATTATTTATCGTTTGATAGCACAAATCTAGTGGCATGAAAAAAGCCGGAGAAGCGTCTTTAGGCAGGCATAACTGGAAAGGCGGTAAATGGCGGAAAAACTTCGGTAAATGACAGGCGCTTATCAATTCGCCGAGCGCCAGCCGATGAGCAATACGCCTATGATCACCAATGCTGTACCGGCTAGCTGCAAGCCCAATATAGGTTCGCCAAGGATAAAATGCGCCTGCAGGATGGTGGAAACAGGACCAATACTGGTGATGATGGCTACATTGTTACTGCCGATGCTTTTCATTCCGGCACTCATCATAAAAGAAGGTAGTACGGTTGCAATAATGGCAAGGGCAGAGCCATAACTTACCAGGCTAGCGGTAAAGGCCACCTGCTGCATGGAATGGGTGAATAAGAAATGAGCGAAAACACCAACTGTCGCAGCAAGCATAACATAAGCAGTATAACGGGCGGTACCGGCTTGCTTTACCAGCCTGCCGGTGCCAACGAGGTAGAATGAGTAAGTAATGGCACAGAGAAAGATCATGAAAGAGCCGTAAAAGAAACCCGGGTGACCGGTATCCAGCCTCAACTCACCCAGGTAGGCAATGCCAATACCAAGATAAGTCAGCAACAAAGCGGCGATCTGCGTTTTACTGAGTGCAGTTTTGAAATACCAGGTATTGATGAGCACGGCGAAAGTAGGGTAGAGAAAAAGGATCAGCCGTTCCAGTCCCGCCGATACATATTGCAGCCCTATGAAGTCAAACAAGCTGCTCAGGTAATATCCCAGGATGCCCATGACGCCGATCAGGAGCCATTGCCTGCGTGTTAAAGGCTGGTTTTCTTCTTTTTTTGCCGCCAGCCAGGCAACTACAGCGTAAAAGGGCAGGGAGAATAACATGCGCACCGTGAGTAAAGTAACGGCATCGGTGCCTGTATCATGAAAAGCCAGCTTAACAAAAATGGCTTTGGTAGAAAAGAAGACAGCACCCAGCAACGTGATCAGAAATCCTTTTAACCCGATGCGTTGTGCTGTCATCTATCAAGTATAATTGAACAGTCAGTAATGAGTTTAAACACTTACATTGAAATCGCGTAATGCGTCGTTGAGGCTGGTTTTCAGGTCTGTACTGGGTTTACGCTGACCAATGATGAGGGCGCAGCTTACCTGGTATTCGCCCGCATTGAACTTTTTGGTATAGCTGCCCGGGATCACTACACTTCTGGCAGGAACACGGCCCTTGTATTCGACGGGCTCGGACCCGCTTACGTCGATGATCTTGGTTGATTGGGTAAGTACCACATTAGCGCCCAGCACCGCTTCTTTTTCTACGATCACGCCTTCTACCACAATGCAACGGCTACCGATAAAGCATCCGTCTTCAATGATCACGGGGCTCGCCTGCAATGGTTCGAGCACACCACCGATACCTACGCCACCACTCAGGTGAACGCCTTTGCCTATCTGGGCACAGCTTCCCACGGTGGCCCAGGTGTCTACCATAGTGCCCTCATCTACATAAGCGCCGATGTTCACATAGCTGGGCATGAGCACCACATTCCTGCCCAGGAAAGCGCCATAACGGGCTACGGCATGGGGAACAGCCCTTACACCCAGTTCGCGGTAATTATTTTTGAGGAGCATTTTATCGTAAAATTCGAAAGGCGTGATAGACCAGGTCTGCATTTGCTGGATGCTGAAATACATCAAAATAGCCTGTTTCACCCACTCGTTCACCACCCACCGGCCATTCTCCGGGGAAGCTACGCGTAGCCTGCCTTTGTCAACCTCTTCAATAATGGTGCGAACGGCTTCGGTGTAAGTCACTTCTTTCAATAACTCCCGGTTGCCCCAGGCTTCCTGTATCAGGGCTTTCAATGATTCCATGGTCAGTTTTTTGTGCAAACATACAGTATCATGGCTTTTGCAGCATGTATCTGCGTTACAATTTGTAATTTGCTGCCGGTAATTTTGTATGAAGATGCTTCCATTCCAACAAGATATTGATGCCTGTCTCGATGTGCTGCAAAAAGGAGGACTGATCCTGTATCCTACAGATACCATCTGGGGTATCGGTTGCGATGCTACCAATGAAGACGCGGTGAAAAGGATTTACCAACTGAAGCACAGGGCCGATAACAAAGCCATGATCGTGCTGGTGGCCGATGAGAAAGATATCCTTCGCCACGTAACCCAGCCCGACCTGCAAATATTCGATTATATCAAAGGGGTCACCAAACCTACCACGGTCATTTATGAAGGAGGGGTAGGGCTGGCATCCAACCTGCTGGGAGTCGATGGTTCGGTGGCCATACGGATTTGCGGCGATACCTTCTGCAAACACCTGATCCGCCGGTTCAGAAAACCCATCGTCAGCACATCGGCCAACCTTTCAGGATATCCGCCTCCGCAGTGTTTCCGGGATATAGAGCCGGTCATTCATGAAGGAGTGGATTATGTAGTCAAATACCGGCGCGATGAAGAAGACTATGCCAAACCGTCTTCCGTCATTAAATGGGAGAAAGACGGCAGCCTGAGTATCATAAGGCCTTAAGCGCTTCAGGAGACTTATTTTTCACGTAGATATCTTTAAATAACTGTAAAAGAGCCGCTTGCGAGGTAACATTAGTTTAATACTAATTTTAACCCTTTTTACTTGTAGAACCCGGAAAAAATATCGAACTTAAAGTTGATATCCTATAACAGGTAAATACTGTATATGGCAAGGGTTATTTTAGACGTTCCAAGTGAAAAAATGCATTCATTCATCAACGCTGTACTCAGCCTTGGGATAGACCGTCATGCCATCAGCTCCACCAGGCTTCGCCATCGTTCTTCACACAAAAGGAACAGAAGTGAATTTTCCCTGAAAAGTATTTCTTCAAGCTTCCTGCTGTTCGACTGGGAGTTTTTCAGCAACGAATTGGAATACGAATAAAGAGTTGTTAAATGATAGTTGTCAGAATATAATTCCGCCAACTAACAACTTCTCTTTAAGTGCGTTAAAAAAATTATTTTTGCTGATGCAGAAAGTCCTGGTCGTTCAGACTGCTTTTATCGGGGATGTTGTATTGGCAACAGGGTTGCTTGAAAAACTACACGCATATTTTCCCCAGGCTTCCATTGATATAGCTGTTAGAAAAGGAAATGAATCCTTATTCATAGAACATCCTTATGTACACGAAGTACTGGTATGGGATAAAAAGAAAAATAAATACCGCAACCTGTTCCAACTACTGAAACAGATCAGGTCAAACCGGTACGATTGTGTGATCAATGTACAGCGTTATGCTGCAACCGGCTTGCTCACCGCTTTTTCTAGAGCACGCAGAACCATTGGTTTTGATAAAAACCCATTCAGTTTTTTGTTCACAGATGTTATCCGGCACGTGTTTTCAGAAGAGGGCAAAGGCATCCATGAAATAGAACGCAATCACCTGTTGGTCGCCTCTTTAACGGATGCGCATGCGGCCAGGCCCAGGTTGTATCCATCGCAGCGGGATATGGAAGCGGTAGCTCCTTGGCAAACACAGACCTATGTTTGCATGGCTCCCGCATCGGTATGGTTCACCAAACAATTTCCGGCCGATCAGTGGATATCGTTGATCGGATCTTTGCCGGCGGAATATAAAGTGTACCTGCTGGGTGCACCCGGCGATCGGGCATTGTGTGATGAGATGACGAACGCCGTGCAGGGCAGACAGGTAGAAAATTTAGCCGGCAAACTCAGTTTCCTGCAGTCGGCTGCCCTGATGCAGGGAGCGCTGATGAATTATGTGAACGATTCTGCGCCGATGCATTTTGCATCGGCAGTGAATGCTCCGGTAACGGCTGTTTATTGTTCCACTATTCCCGCATTTGGATATGGGCCATTGTCTGATAACAGTCATATTGTGGAGGTAACAGAAGCACTTTCGTGCAGGCCTTGCGGACTCCATGGAAAAAAAACCTGTCCGCAAGCCCATTTCCATTGCGCAAGGCATATCACCACCCGGCAATTACTCGATTGCCTTCCCCGTTGATCCAAAACAAAACAGCGCTACATTTGCAGTTTATGGACATAGTTTGCTCTGATAAGGAAAAGCAGGTACTGGAGAAAATTGCGAAAGCTGCAACGGCTTTGGATACGCCTTGTTATCTCATAGGAGGATTTGTGCGCGACAAGATCATTGGCAGACCTACCAAAGACGCTGATATCGTTTGTATGGGAGATGGTATTGCGCTGGCGCACAAAGTGGCAGAAATGTTTAAGCCCAAACCACAAGTGGCTTATTTTAAGAATTTCGGTACGGCACAGATCAAACTCGAAGATTTTGAAGTGGAATTCGTAGGCGCCCGGAAAGAAAGTTACCGCTCACATAGCCGCAAGCCGGAAGTAATGCCCGGCACTATTGAAGACGATCAGAACAGGAGGGATTTTACCATCAATGCACTTGCTATCAGCCTGAACAAAAAAGATTTTGGCAAACTGGTCGATCCTTTCAATGGGGTGACGGATATTGAGCGGAAGATCATCCAAACACCACTGGCCCCTGCGCAAACATTCAGCGACGATCCGTTGCGCATGATGCGCGCCATAAGGTTTGCTGCCCAACTGCGTTTTACCATATTACCTGAAACCTTTGCTGCTATAGGAGAAAATGCCAAACGTATCAAAATTGTTTCACAGGAAAGGAT
Coding sequences within it:
- a CDS encoding DMT family transporter — encoded protein: MTAQRIGLKGFLITLLGAVFFSTKAIFVKLAFHDTGTDAVTLLTVRMLFSLPFYAVVAWLAAKKEENQPLTRRQWLLIGVMGILGYYLSSLFDFIGLQYVSAGLERLILFLYPTFAVLINTWYFKTALSKTQIAALLLTYLGIGIAYLGELRLDTGHPGFFYGSFMIFLCAITYSFYLVGTGRLVKQAGTARYTAYVMLAATVGVFAHFLFTHSMQQVAFTASLVSYGSALAIIATVLPSFMMSAGMKSIGSNNVAIITSIGPVSTILQAHFILGEPILGLQLAGTALVIIGVLLIGWRSAN
- a CDS encoding 2,3,4,5-tetrahydropyridine-2,6-dicarboxylate N-succinyltransferase translates to MESLKALIQEAWGNRELLKEVTYTEAVRTIIEEVDKGRLRVASPENGRWVVNEWVKQAILMYFSIQQMQTWSITPFEFYDKMLLKNNYRELGVRAVPHAVARYGAFLGRNVVLMPSYVNIGAYVDEGTMVDTWATVGSCAQIGKGVHLSGGVGIGGVLEPLQASPVIIEDGCFIGSRCIVVEGVIVEKEAVLGANVVLTQSTKIIDVSGSEPVEYKGRVPARSVVIPGSYTKKFNAGEYQVSCALIIGQRKPSTDLKTSLNDALRDFNVSV
- a CDS encoding L-threonylcarbamoyladenylate synthase, whose translation is MLPFQQDIDACLDVLQKGGLILYPTDTIWGIGCDATNEDAVKRIYQLKHRADNKAMIVLVADEKDILRHVTQPDLQIFDYIKGVTKPTTVIYEGGVGLASNLLGVDGSVAIRICGDTFCKHLIRRFRKPIVSTSANLSGYPPPQCFRDIEPVIHEGVDYVVKYRRDEEDYAKPSSVIKWEKDGSLSIIRP
- a CDS encoding glycosyltransferase family 9 protein, translated to MQKVLVVQTAFIGDVVLATGLLEKLHAYFPQASIDIAVRKGNESLFIEHPYVHEVLVWDKKKNKYRNLFQLLKQIRSNRYDCVINVQRYAATGLLTAFSRARRTIGFDKNPFSFLFTDVIRHVFSEEGKGIHEIERNHLLVASLTDAHAARPRLYPSQRDMEAVAPWQTQTYVCMAPASVWFTKQFPADQWISLIGSLPAEYKVYLLGAPGDRALCDEMTNAVQGRQVENLAGKLSFLQSAALMQGALMNYVNDSAPMHFASAVNAPVTAVYCSTIPAFGYGPLSDNSHIVEVTEALSCRPCGLHGKKTCPQAHFHCARHITTRQLLDCLPR